attttaaataattcaggTATTTATAGTATGGAAATTATTAGAATAGGTTCTTCtctatatgaaattaatttaatttgacgTTCCACTTCATCAACTcatgtaaaattaatttaattttcacttAATCAACTCACTAGAAGTAGTTAGTTATAATAGACATTGATCTTCAATCAAAACAACaactaattttgaaaagaaactaacaatcttttaagaaaaaaactaCTAACAATCATTTCATATACAGAATGACAcattttaatcattttcatattataaGTGTTTGGATGGTATAAAGTTTGAATcataaacaaaaatcaattttatattatagtagagtaaaaaaaatattgactatatttttttttactgataaaaaaaattaaaaatcttctTAAAAGGTTGATTGAAAGAGTATTATACTTCTAAATACGAAACTTGAACTAATTTGGTGGTAAATGATAAAAGAGAGATTAGCATAAGTGAAGATATTatcttaagaaaaataatattgttagGGTATATGAAATTATGGCCGAATAACATAACTCATTTTATCTCATTTTCATTCTTCTCTTTATATCTCTTCTCTTcttgtaattataataatttttattatccaATTTCTTTCCATGCCCCAAACGTAtcaacattttatatatatatatatatatatatatatatatatatatatattatttatttattttaggcATCTATTACACGTTAGTTGAAATAGGAGACAGGATTAACGTATGAGTTTAGGACATTGTTTAGGAAAGAGATGTTAATAATATCTCAAACAAGACAAAATTAGACATATACAACTATGGGAAACTATGCAGaatacattttaataatatcaattaaaaaataatctttattaATGTCGACTATAAAACATTAACTTACATAGTCTAAAAAATAGTGTAATTACCGTTGGTGAAAATTTTGAATGGTAtgtgaattttaaaatagagaCTTTTTTTTTAACACTTCAATTGCttccttttaatttaatttattttttactgatagaaaaatataaaataaattaaaaatgcatCATATTAGAAAGACCTAATAAAAAAGTGTTAGAGAACTTATGGAAAATAcaattaatatatatgtatgaatgatttaattataaatatatggtAATAAAAACTAATCCTTAACGCTTGAACTGTGGAgactataatttaatatatttttacatataggaagaaaattgaaaattttacatgTGAAAATATTACGTTATATgtttaacttatttaaaattcaatgaATAGACAtgcataattatatattatggtATTTGATTCAAATTTAtagtttgaaaaaataatttgaagatTATGAATGTATTCTTTTAGGGATATAAAAATGCTTATGGTTACACACAAAAAATGCTTACTTCAGTTAAGAAGTTTTTAATTATGATAAAGGGTTACTAAGAGAGTTGGTAAAGGTAAATAATGTTATAAAATTAGTTGAATTACAAATACTATTCTGTAATTTtgtttgataataataatattttcaactGTATTGTTAAATGGAATCACGTAATACTTGTGTAATGTGTTTATAATACATGCAGTTGCTATAATTACTCACATTTATCAAAGCAACTTGAGAAAGGGATGAAGATGGAACATTTTGAAGACTTTTATAGCTTATCAAACCAATACTTTGTTTTATGTGCATTATATTGATGTATAGAAATTATTTAGACTTTTAGAAATTactagaattaaaaaaaaaattatatcatattCTTTTCTTATACCAAAAAAAAGAATTActtttttctgttttagtttttCATGCATGTAATCTACATTGTTTTGGAGGTTTGTAAGGGCTTTACCTTcctaataaaataatgaattatttcTTCCATAATTACAACAAGATTAAACATTTCGtaaaagttatttatatatGATATTTCCATAACTATTCTAACTTACTTCAATaccattttttaaatgtaaataaagttttacaaaaataaaatatttattttaatctttaagaAGATCCTAtatgatattattaaattttataaggtTGTTTTACCATTAAAATATAACTTCAAAGGCCACTTCAACAATAAAtcagagatttttttttttgtcataaaattataatattagaaattgatttaaatattttacaaattaaattaatattttgactCTTTTAAATATTAACTTAATAAAGGGTTTCAAAGGAACAAATTGTTGGTTTATTTTTGTAATGAACCTATTACATGGTGGtagtttaatttaatcaaatgtGACTTTTTAATTATAGTGGTCCTACAATGTGGGTCCTGAAAGCAAGAATCTGAATTGTTTGTAACTGAATgactcttttttcttcttttgttccAATTCCTATGCTTAAAAGATTAAACTAAACATTGAGATATTTGCCTTTTTTAAGTGACACCATAGTTCCTACCTCTCCTCTACTTTGTCTCTTCCTTTCTCACAACAAACTCTctctaaagaaaataaagaaaggaaTTCCAAATCCCTCTGGCTTTCTATATGAAACTACTGCTTCCTACTCTGCattatatttagttttctttCTTACTAGTATAGGTAATTTTCAAGTTTACAAATACAATAGCAAGTAGTTACTTTCTTCATTCAATGGTATCAATTTTTCAATTTGATGTTAGAGACACCTACAGCAAAACAAGATTCAAATGATCAAATTTAAACATCTTTTTCAGTGAATTCTCAAATTCTGGTGTCTAAGTGTTGTGTCTTTTTTCCTTTGTttctttttccccttttctctttcttgGGTGATATTTTTGTATTCACTCAGATGGTGTgttctttttgtttattttaaatatctgaTTCTGTTGATTTGTGTCAACTACTGCAGAGAGACCAATGAGTACAGGAGACAGGGCAAAAATGCATGAGCAAACTGGTTGCTTTGATCCCAACACTATGGGAGAAAGCATACCCTCTCTAAAGGATAACTTCCCTCAAACTCTTCCAGACCCTCTACCTCCATCACCTATGGTTCTAGGCAACACCACAAACACTGATAATGGCCTTGAAGAGAATCTCAGGCTTTCTGTGGAGGAGCTCTCCTTTAACCATCCTAATCTACAACACCAAGATGTCTCCATCTATGCAAGTGGAGTCACTTCCACATGTATTGACATCCCTCATTCACAGCATCTAGGTTTGAACATGGGGAACTCCTACATCAACAACACCAACAACATGGATAACCATTTGGTGCAAGAGGTCATTGATTCCCTTCCCTATCAGCAGTCCACTTGGGACCCTACTACTGTTCAGGAATTGCAAGACATAGCCTATGCTAATCAAATAGAACAGCAACAGCAACAAAATGAACAACAATTTCAGCAAATGGAGACTCAAAACTGCAGCCAAAGCTACAACCCCTCTTCCATACTAGACCCTCCTTACACTTCACCAGATCTCCTAAACCTTCTCCACTTACCAAGATGCTCAGCCTCATCTTTGCACACCAATCCCACCATTTGCCTCACAAACCCAAATCAGAACACACCAAACTTTCAGAATCCACTGGCATTTCTTGGAGACCTTCCAATAGGGTCAGACAACACAAATGCATCCTCAGTTTTGTATGATCCTCTATTCCATCTGAACCTTCCTCCACAGCCTCCAGCCCTCAGAGAGCTGTTTCAGTCTCTCCCTCGTGGCTACAGCTTGCCAACCAACTCAAGGAATGGTTCACTCTTTGGAGGGGATGAGATAGAGGGAGATGGGAGCCAGCTTGACATGGGAGTGCTGGAATTC
The sequence above is a segment of the Phaseolus vulgaris cultivar G19833 chromosome 2, P. vulgaris v2.0, whole genome shotgun sequence genome. Coding sequences within it:
- the LOC137811674 gene encoding transcription factor bHLH89-like, coding for MSTGDRAKMHEQTGCFDPNTMGESIPSLKDNFPQTLPDPLPPSPMVLGNTTNTDNGLEENLRLSVEELSFNHPNLQHQDVSIYASGVTSTCIDIPHSQHLGLNMGNSYINNTNNMDNHLVQEVIDSLPYQQSTWDPTTVQELQDIAYANQIEQQQQQNEQQFQQMETQNCSQSYNPSSILDPPYTSPDLLNLLHLPRCSASSLHTNPTICLTNPNQNTPNFQNPLAFLGDLPIGSDNTNASSVLYDPLFHLNLPPQPPALRELFQSLPRGYSLPTNSRNGSLFGGDEIEGDGSQLDMGVLEFNRVTPSVSKGRGGKATKHFATEKQRREQLNGKYKILRNLIPNPTKIDRASVVGDAIDYIRELIRTVNELKLLVEKKRYGRERCKRPKTEEDAAESCNIKPFGDPDGGIRTSWLQRKSKDSEVDVRIIDDDVTIKLFQRKKINCLLFVSKVLDELQLELHHVAGGHVGEYCSFLFNSKIIEGSSVYASAIANRVIDVLDCQYTASVPHTNSY